The stretch of DNA ccgcccttttctactgataagatctgcttgaccaactatatgtatatatttcagtttattacATACATGATGCCAATGGTCccgtttcatacaaaatttgttTCAAAGATTCTTCAGAGGTATTGAACACCTTGAATGAGGTAACACTGGTAACCGGTGTCCCTCATAGTATATGGGAATTGATGGTTCAATCATAAGCAAGCagggtaaaggatgactcacgctagaccgggccgtgcccggaccgaggcgtccgacatgtcattttctatgacgactgatcggtgatcacgtgattctcgtggtgctttccataaaaaaaggagcgccagaagctccggcccggccccggcccggtctagcgtgggAAGGAAATATGCCCTTTTGTGATTATGTGCTGTTTCTGTTTTCtataattagtataattacttacaatatctgggagaccgagctttgctcggaaaacatatacttaagtaggtaggtactcaaaaatgggcgttttcccagagataagacctagctagatcgatttttcgcccccgaaaacctccatatagcaaatttcatcttaatcgttagagccgtttccgagatctccgaaatatataaatatatatacatccaagtattgctcgtttaaaggtataagatccAACAATTGTGCAATTGTGTGTGTGCCAAGTTTGGTTGAAAAAAatgttcaccacaccaacccgagcAAAATATTGactaaacattacaaatcaaatctaAATTAACACTAGGTGGACCGTGCACGTtagagggcctgccatcttgtggcctgaatctgaatgtgcacatgtacattgccatagcaagtgctaccatcttgAGGGCTACATCAGAAGCACAAACCACACATTTACGTCACGCGCCAataatctgacggctcctaggctgccccctatagttcatgcacgccccCTATTAAATAGTCGTACCTATTCATGATTAAAAtcatcatcacttaaaagtcaattccGCCACAGAAAAACTCAAAATTTCCATCAAATTACTTTGTGACTCCTGaagataaaatgcaactttctcgtcagttttttaaataataaaaagcgcctttacgagctggtatgatgaaaaaaattattttctacgtTCGTAAGTATGGAGGAGCTGTCGCCCATTTTCCTCCTAGTAGGTTCTTCTTATAACGTAattaagtataggtaggtatacttatgATATGATGATAAATtatcataatttattttagacaTATTACTATTACTATAAATCGTatccttgtttttattatatttaaattttataaatacctataaacatcattctcttgcccttgtcacATTCACTtagggtcggcgcagcatgtctttctcttccacacctctctgtcgcccgtcatttcatcattcacttgcgttcgtttcatatcatctctcacatagttcatccaccttttcctcggttttcctttcctcgtacttccctccacattcattcacAATACCTTTCACATCCCTCCGCATAACATGCCCAATGCATTGACATGATAATATAAATTCATACCTACTTATTCGTACCTATAGATGAATGGAtaagaaattattattttgagaataaaaatgtaaatttaaagCAACTTTGCTAGTAACTAGGTATTATAGTGATTCTTCATGTAAATATCATAAAATACTAACTTCATAACGTCATGAGGCCATCCTCCTTTACAATTATCATTAAACCACCACGGCGGCATGCAGTCTAAGCTCTGTTGTTCAGAAAGATCAAGACACTGCTTGTGTTTTATAGCATATTGCCCTTCAATATTCtctgaaaaacacattttgtttaacaaaataaacaataccAACGTTACtatgtataggtatacctaACTTCTTCTTTCTGAGCAAAAAAAGACATTATCGCGATTTGGTCCCATAGtataagttgctcagtataatcccaaaacctccctggcaacgggaatgcacttattttttggccaccctttATGTCATATATCATCTTGAATGTTTATGTCAAACACGTTATAAAATGAAAGCGTAACTTCTATTGTATGGAGGCGGCTAGAGTCGTGTGACTCTTAAGTTCGAAAAAACTCACCCGTGGCGGTAATAATATGATGGCATGAACATTTGCCTTCGTCTTTTACGCCAGGCACCACTGCCCCGTGGTCCCGCCAGTCCCACTGCTCAGGAGCCGTGATAGCTTCAGGAGGATACTCCACCGTTGTCATCATATCAAGCGTCTCCCATGGCATACCACGCATGCCACTTTGTCTCTCCGCATCTGTCATATCTGCGAAACGAGTGATTCCATACAATTCCGGGTGCCTGGCGTTGCGATCGTTAATTTCCTTTAGACTCTCCTTGAAAATGTCGAGTCGCGTCAGGTGTTCTTCGGGACTGTATGCTTTCCCATGTTTTTTGACGTACTCCTTGAACAGATTGTTGGCGTCTTCTAAGTCGTAATAACGTTTGGCTGAAATCTGCCGCGCAGTGGCGACACAGATTATCAGCAAgatatttagtaggtacctacatggccttatactgaaaaaaaaattaccgtaCTCATTGAGTATTAATTCAAAAAAGTAGGTAATGTTAATGCTATgcaaacatttcttttaaaactaGAATGATTTGCAATACTTACAACGGGTTCACGCTTAGGTACTCAGTCGTATTTGATTTTTCCTTTCTTTTATATACAACAGAAGTCGTTCATTATAATGTACGAGTATGTCACctagaaaatataaaatttattttatcagcGGATGTAAAAAATGTCATGAACGTTGGAGTGCTAAGGAATATTTCAGCCAAGGCTGATTGTAAGACACAAGTAAAATTCCAATTTCATCGAAGGTGGAATAAACgacgtttttattttattgagcgTTGACCGAACATTAGCGAAGGTCGTAGCGAAGGTGTCATGTTTCGGAGGTTcaggggcaaactgccgaatcggAAActagagcagccgatgcaacggagccacgcatgtcgcataaatagtgtttagttttaattttataaaccgtataattatgtatgttagttaAGGTACCTTAATTGGTAATATgagccttgttgcctgaatcaggcgtggctcactccgcgatttcgtctccttgctacaagtacatccgttccacaccaattttggtggttagccataagccgcgcgtggcgctgtcgccacctagcggccatatctgtccgaTCGTAAcggacgcgttttgttagagaatgagtcttctgtacctagtactattatttattctgtgcctgaatcaaattttaaataaataaataagtgtcaACATTATAGTCATTGCAGTCTTTGTCGCATTATATAAAAAGGTTGTTCAACCGCCAAGGAACGTAAAAACGGCAAGCAAATACTTGCaaaaaagtaaattaatatgCACCCCTGTTTATTTTAAGCTAACGATTTAGCACCGTGCAGCTTACGCGTGAGGACGTGAAGTGGTCAAGCGTGAAACGCGACATATTTTTATGTGACTAGAAAAACAATTTGGCGGGACTCTGTAATTCTATAAGAGCCTTTCACCAAAACCAACATAACTTCAAGAATAActctatattattaatttaggtattacagtcagctgcagagataactgacccccctgcaaacaagtttctgcagcttactgtattTCTCTCCGCCTAAAAATCACTATCCCTTAACATACAACCCTTACCCAATCTGCACAGCAGCCTAAACTTAAAACGAAATACTGAAACGCAACTGCATATTTTGCAGCACGGACATTTTCCGACGCCATTTTTGACGGGATTTTTCGCCACAAAAGGACAGATAGGAGGTGATGGGTGACTCTTTGAATAGAATTCCGATCGAAGCATTTTGTTAGTGGACGTTGGAATAGAATGACTTTACAAATGAGTTCTTTTCAGGCACTACGAGCGCGTGGGCGTTTTTATCTCGTCGTGTTTATCGTCAAACATTTTTCAGCATTTTATGCATCTGAGAGAGCGACATTTACAAATGACTAGATGAGCTTCGGTTTAAAAATATACTACGTTTTTCTACAGATTATAAACTATTTAAAGTATCTATTTTTACTCAAACCGGTATGGTCAATTCAATACCTATAGGGAAGACCGTACTACAATACTACTAATACAGATAAATAGAAGATCGGCAGAGCAGAAGGAGTGAATCTCTTCGTTTCTAACTGTTAcacaatataacactttaaactcttgcgttttgtacacatatttaattacacaaacgggtctaccgcgatatactttcattatttttaccttaaattccgacgtttcagctgagttgcaccagctgtggtcagctgaaacgtcggaattttaggtaaaaataatgaaagtatatcgcggtagacccgttcgtataattaaatatacgtATAGGTACACCTACGAGACTTCTTGCCCTATGAGTACTTATCTTCCCAGCAATAAGTTTATATGCCGCCATATTGACCTAACAACCTTTTGTCATAaagattaacgattaacgatgATACCTAATGCACTTTAATTACATGCGGTTATTCATTATGTTGGgtaattatactaattataggtacttaactagaataataTCGATTTAATCTAGCATTTATTTGCATATAGGTAATTGAGTGTAATTATATATCGCATGTTTTTTTCTTCAGCCAAAATATCTTGAAATAATTAAATGGACAATTAACTTTAATTAATCTCACCGTCTATTTATAGCCTACTTAATGAGCTTGGACCTTCAATGAATTGAATGAATCTTATCCTAATtgaagtatgtttttttttgcaaatagtaATTAGTACTCTATGtatgagtataaaagtaaacgaGACtacatatagttggtcaaaccaattagtcagtaagaaccaggaaaactatactcatccttttcttttgggtgctagtactagtgtaagacaaagatagtatgattctctctgtctatgattgaaatgaggcAGTCCTTGGCAAACTATATATAGACAGCATCAATGGTAGGTAATAAGCCTAGCCTACCCGTCAAAAGGTAGAcacttttattttgttacatACCTTTTTACATCAATTGTCCaagtaataggtacataataatgtaAATTATGTACCTTATTAGTGCCTGAAATACACTttttaggatgactcacgttagaccgggccgggtggATGGAAAGCATCGCGTGATCACCTGTGacctgtcatagaaaattaagcgccggaagctccggcccggacccggcccgatctaacgtgagtcattatTTAAACGCTAACTGTAGACTCCGTAAATCTGAGTATGGTAGATACTTTAACTTTTTtaactaacacgggacttaatcgcgtaaaacttacgtttatttatggcctgacGCCTGGCGCTGGCCTGGGTTTATTTACGCGActaagtcccgtgttagttataaaattatgagtgaaaatcgtgttagtttaaatcaatatatgTAGATACTTTTGTTGGATAGTTGTTGTATTTACCTAATATGATTGAAGCTGACTCTATACATAGAGTCAGCTTCAATCATATAAACCATATATAAATTCTGTACACAGAATTTCCTAGATTCAACGGGCATTAGCATCAATAGATCACTGCTTGGTCGATGTCGCACTCAAAAAGGCCCACAACACtacaataaaaaatgtaaaacctataaaaaaaaaggttttaatCCGGCAGAACCCCAAAAGTGCGATCATTAAGCGGAGTTAACGAGAGGCAGTAATCCGGTGGTATTCGAGGAAAAAGTATATTTAGGCTTTACTAATGAGGCCTTACACTTTACGTCCACTCTAGAGCCTCTAGAGGTATTTTTATAGGAGATTTACCTCGCCTTAAGGCTCTCATGTAGTATTTTATTTCCTTGGCCTTATGAGTGTAAGTCTCAGGAAAATTCTTTCCTGTGAGgtaatataaaaagttaaggtACAAATGAAACACATGCATTAAAAAACAGtctttgtatattttaataaataagctCTCGAACGTAATCTACTTATAACGTATAGTCCCATCCAGCTAAAAGCATGAAACTTGACAAGTTGATATGCATGTATCTTAATAAAATAGATAGTAAATAAAATTGATTTGTAAACAACTTGTCAAGTGAAGGATTCCCCCTTTCCCTCAGTGCTGTATCGCATTTTGCagtttttcattgtttttagaaAAACAGTTGAAGTTACAATAAAACTGACAAGCAACAAAATATTTCTCAATAAATTTTCTACATAAGTTGTCTTTATAATACGGTGCTAGGACttatagttttaaaattatgcgTCCAtcttatatataaaaaatcatttgcttTTCACCTTCTGCTTATCAACTTTCGTCCACATGAATTCATTCAGCTTCTCTCCCAGCACGTAAAATCCAAGCGCTAAAGTAGTACTGACCAGTTGAAGCCCTACCCTAGCTGGCCAGTTCAACACACCATAAATAGGGTACACCCAAACCCCAGTCTGATAGTAAACGCAGTGGAACCAAAACGTGTACATAAAATTGAAACAAACGACGATCGAGTACCCAACAGACCTAGACGGGTATCTCCTGTAAGTTATGACTAGTTCTAAAACGATGAAGAGAAGAACTAAGGAGTGCATTGTGTGGTTGACCCATGAGGGGATGATGTTGGCGATCCAGTCAGGGAAGATGAGTTCTCTGTCGATGGCGTAGATGCCCCAGAAGAATGAGGTAACGTAGAGGGCGACGGGGAAGGCGAGGATGAACAGCTTGTCCTTGATGAAGCGTAGGATGGAGCTCCGCTTGGGATGATCGACATTGGTGCCGATGTAGTCATTCAGTACGGAGACGGTGAAGTAGAGTGTTTGCAGTATCTGAAGCAAAATATTGTATGTTAAACtaccttaaaataaaaaaggtaGTTGTATCAATAACCGACACCGAGACAACACGGCGGCGCAACCAGTCGCCGGCCACcaacaaaatgtatacaactctATGGAGGTTATCGTACCTGGTGGCTAGCGATCCAGTGGCGGTGGGTTCAAGTCCCACAAAAGACAGTgagtttaatttgtttctaaacttttttttttttgcattcaaTATTTGGCGTTGTCAAACTCCGCGCTATACCTAAATTACCTAAAGTTGACACTCGCGGCACAAATACACGTGGGGTCATATTTAAgccttacggctcgattcgggaaatgaattagagactcaatagatatgaaataataaagatatgtgacgttccactgcaaagggtaccttatggcggctggcgccgcgattcgggaaatgaattagatatgaaatagtgaagatatgtgacgttccacggagaaaggtaccttatggcggccggcgcttacgtcgcatagcgccgcaataatattggagcggcgttaataatagcgtaagcgtcaACCGCCATAAGATACCTTACTAATCTtaactatatcgtatctagttaatctctaattcattttccgaatcgcgccgttagtcAAAAACTTCTAAGTATAAATAGTTAGGAGTACAGATgtaggtagtgcataattattttcatcgaatttttacggaaacgtacgcacatgtcttgctatttcagagTCTCGGttaaaaaagtactgaggtcgaCTGAAGTTAGCATGACAAacgaacgtttccgaaaaatacctacgatggaaaacaattatacagTACATCTGTTTTCTAGTTCGTTGACACGTTGACTGCAACTGGAATTAATGTGGCAACGATTGGTACAGTGACCAGCTTTTACGTTACTTAACCTTTTCACGGCCATAGAACGCCCATATTATATTGGCCATCTTTATGGGCGATAAAGCCTTGCAATAATATAGGGACTTACGCGGGACTCCGTAAATTTTTTCAATTTCGCTTAAATAATCGCGATCGCCTGGCGTCCGGGACACGGCATATTATTTCGCCatctggcgttcaaaaggttaataaaataaacattaaaaactcACCAAACACCAGAACGTCAGGAAAGTAACTCTCCCTTTCAAAGCATACTGCGCATACTTTTCATTCGGGAAAGGTACATTTATGAAACTCTGATCGTACCACGCTGTATACCAGAACAGCGACGCGGCGGACACGTGGAACAGGCGTACCAACATTTTGCCTAGTGTGTACAACAAATATACTAGGAGATATCACGTATGTACTGTTTGTACGGACCTTTTCTGTATCGACTAGGTATTAGGACCGATTCGACCGACGATCGGGAGACGAATGAGTTTATAGTTGAGGAGTTATCTGATTATGCCCGTGATGTTGTTATGGAGATAACCGGTGTCTGGTCGGGTTGATATGATAGTTTACCACGTGTTTGACCGAGTGAGGGAAAGAGGGTAATGTTTTTtgagtttgtttttgtttgtataCCTAGTTCTTGGGCAATTTCTGTAGCCTAAGCGGCTTGACGGATTTTACTGTGTATAGCATGTGTATAGTGTCGTTAGATTTTGTCTCAGTATTAGGAGTATCGTACTTATTTATTACATCTGAATTCATGTTTACCTGTATTACGCTCTTTTATTTTAAGGTCGCATTGTTCGATCCGAAAAGGATCATGAAATCCTTTTATTTTTGCACTAAGTAACACTTTATTTTGAACAATAACATTTATTCCATGAATAAATATCGCATCCGAcatcagaacccctagtgtaaatttcatttgatTCGTGACGAGCATTCGCGTTtacgttatgtctatttttgtatggactttgaacagcgcgccaagcgggacgttttgaaaCTCAAAAGCCCatacaaatattacaaattgacacttaacgcaaacgcgtacgtcacgtcacgctttcgaatgaaatttacaataGGAGTACAGATACCGGGTCGGATAATAATGAAATCGCTCTAATAACAATAGCAATATGAGTCTTCCGTATAGAAATTTTTGCAGGGGGCAACTATCTCTGCAGTTGACTGTAAGGTACATTATATTGCACATTGGGCGCCACAAGGATACAGTATATTTGATAATGGTGTTACTCAGACTTTTGATAGACTTTTCTCGTCTCCGGGTCACTTATCAACTGAGGGGTCTCTGATAACAACTCTCATTATTCTGGACGCCATATCCGTGTGGCACGGATATTGTGGTGATAATAAAAAGACATTCATTGTTTTTAATTGAAATGTATGATATAAGAACTTAATTCATTAATCATTAacaaatcgtcaggtgacaacaaaACTCACTAacgtaaacaaaaatcaaccttgttttggtgCTAGTGCGGTTCATTGTGGCTTTGCacttgtggtagtaattagtgTTGGTTGCCACCTGATGAAATACAActtaaagttaattaattgcATCCACATTTGATATCTGAAGAAGAGAGAAgagataaataaactttaaatgatttttttcacGACCAATCATTGCAattaataaagtaggtacctatacaataaataacacttaTATAATCTTATTATCTTGTACAAAAAACTCGATGTCCTCTTGAATAAACTGTTTGCTATGCCCTACACCTACAGGGTGTCATGTAATACACAACTCTATGTAATAGGCTAAGATACAATGTGATTTGCAATAAAGATTATAAATGATTATGAGTATGAGTAAGAGCATGTTGTGACATTAATTTTTAGCAAGGGAATTCTGGAAAACCATTGCGAAAAGTTAACTAAAAGACTGATCGAGAGTACGGTGACCATAAGACCGCCTCATTCCCAGGCCAAAGAATTGGCATAAGTATAGCTTGCTATTCAGCGTGGGAATGTAGCTAGCCCaatgggcacccttccgcaggggacAGGTCTGGATGACTAAAGATATGTgggtataatttttatttatttactagcttttgtccgcgacttcgtccgcgaattagtgacagcagctaaagtaagtacctatagcgcctggataatgctaatagcaatcattcaattcgcgcattgcttaaatacttcaattattaggcaattcattaactctttcaattccaccccctttTGCACTCACTtgagggatgatttccgacataaaaataaaaactatcctatgtccttccccgggactcaaactatctctataccagaTTTCAACTAAATAAGTGCAGCgacttaagcgtgaagaggtaacagacagacagcctttataatattagtatggatactATGGATTTActttcgagctgatctgatgatggacaccggaggtggccataggaactctgtgatgaagcaacgcaaactaattgtgtttgggtttgttacaGTTGTCTCGATTAGTATTAGTTGCCCGTTGAAAAGAAAGTATAGTCAgagataaaagatttttttttttaatttgctttcCTTTTCTTCATAAGTATCCGCAGGAACAGtgcgacatgtcattttctatgacggttggccccggcccgatctagcgtgagtcatcattTATATGCTCCGCCACTAGTAAGTAGATATCGGATGTCTATAATGTTCTAAACAGGGCCCAATAAGGCTTACCGTATTATCTTGTGACCACACGGCCTAAGCCGAGCGCGGGCCGCCGCAGCACGGTGTGTGGGGTGACCATATTAACAAACACTAATGGGATAAGCCCGGCAATTGACACGATTTTATGTCTGAGATATCGCAAGTATATACATAAATCTATATAATGCTTTTGCAGCTGTTGGTactcattaaaaaataaaataaaataaaataaaagcggATTCATGTCGATTTCAAAAGTGGCAGTCTGCTtaataacttttattttattttactactaGTCTACTAAAGTAAAATAGAAGGCCCGCGACTTCTTCTGcatggaatgatgatgatgagtgataaaaactaccctatgtccttccccgggtcTCAAGCTACCACCATAACAAATTTAatctacagcttggcaaaaaagagtacaaattaaaaagtggcaacactgtagtgtcgtccctttaaAACCAATTAATATAAGaatttttttgccaagctgtaaatCGGTTaaacggtttaagcgtgaagtaggtaacagacagagttaatttaatataaattataatattattagtacTAGGGAttgttatttacttactttactttactttaaaatCTAGAAATTG from Cydia splendana chromosome 5, ilCydSple1.2, whole genome shotgun sequence encodes:
- the LOC134791146 gene encoding androgen-induced gene 1 protein-like — its product is MLVRLFHVSAASLFWYTAWYDQSFINVPFPNEKYAQYALKGRVTFLTFWCLILQTLYFTVSVLNDYIGTNVDHPKRSSILRFIKDKLFILAFPVALYVTSFFWGIYAIDRELIFPDWIANIIPSWVNHTMHSLVLLFIVLELVITYRRYPSRSVGYSIVVCFNFMYTFWFHCVYYQTGVWVYPIYGVLNWPARVGLQLVSTTLALGFYVLGEKLNEFMWTKVDKQKVKSK